In Nomascus leucogenys isolate Asia chromosome 25, Asia_NLE_v1, whole genome shotgun sequence, a single genomic region encodes these proteins:
- the SON gene encoding protein SON isoform X4, with protein sequence MATNIEQIFRSFVVSKFREIQQELSSGRNEGQLNGETNTPIEGNQAGDAAASARSLPNEEIVQKIEEVLSGVLDTELRYKPDLKEASRKSRCVSVQTDPTDEIPTKKSKKHKKHKNKKKKKKKEKEKKYKRQPEESESKTKSHHDGNIDLESDSFLKFDSEPSAMALELPTRAFGLSETNESPTVVLEPPVVSMEVSEPHILETLKPATKTAELSVASTSVISEQSEQSVAVMPEPSMTKILDSFATAPVPTTTVVLKSSEPVVTMSVEYQMKSVLKSVESTSPESSKIMLVEPPVAKVLEPSETLVVSSETPTEVYPEPSTSTTMDFPESSAIEALRLPEQPVDVPSEIADSSMTRPQELLELPKTTALELQESSVASAMELPGPPATSMPELQGPPVTPVLELPGPSATPVPELPGPLSTPVPELPGPPATAVPELPGPSVTPVPQLSQELPGLPAPSMGLEPPQEVPEPPVMAQELPGLPLVTAAVELPEQPAVTVAMELTEQPVTTTELEQPVGMTTVEHPGHPEVTTATGLLGQPEATMVLELPGQPVATTALELPGQPSVTGVPELPGLPSATRALELSGQPVATGALELPGSLMAAGALEFSGQSGAAGALELLGQPLATGVLELPGQPGAPELPGQPVATVALEISVQSVVTTSELSTMTVSQSLEVPSTTALESYNTVAQELPTTLVGETSVTVGVDPLMAPESHILASNTMETHILASNTMDSQMLASNTMDSQMLASNTMDSQMLASSTMDSQMLATSTMDSQMLATSSMDSQMLATSTMDSQMLATSSMDSQMLATSSMDSQMLATSSMDSQMLATSSMDSQMLATSTMDSQMLATSTMDSQMLATSSMDSQMLASGTMDSQMLASGTMDAQMLASGTMDAQMLASSTQDSAMLGSKSPDPYRLAQDPYRLAQDPYRLGHDPYRLGHDAYRLGQDPYRLGHDPYRLTPDPYRMSPRPYRIAPRSYRIAPRPYRLAPRPLMLASRRSMMMSYAAERSMMSSYERSMMSYERSMMSPMAERSMMSAYERSMMSAYERSMMSPMAERSMMSAYERSMMSAYERSMMSPMADRSMMSMGADRSMMSSYSAADRSMMSSYSAADRSMMSSYTADRSMMSMAADSYTDSYTDTYTEAYMVPPLPPEEPPTMPPLPPEEPPMTPPLPPEEPPEGPALPTEQSALTAENTWPTEVPSLPSEESVSQPEPPVSQSEISEPSAVPTDYSVSASDPSVLVSEAAVTVPEPLPEPESSIMSTPVESAVVAEEHEVVPERPVTCMVSETPAVSAEPTVLASEPSVMSETAETFDSMRASGHVASEVSTSLLEPAVTTPVLAESMLEPPAMAAPESSAMAVLESSAVTVLESSTVTVLESSTVTVLEPSVVTVPEPPVVAEPDYITIPVPVVSVLEPSVPVLEPAVSVLQSSVIVSEPSVSVQESTVTVSEPAVTVSEQTQVIPTEVAIESTPMILESSIMSSHVMKGINLSSGDQNLAPEIGMQEIPLHSGEEPHAEGHLKGDSYESEHGINIDLNINNHLLAKEMEHNTVCAASTSPVGEIGEEKILPTNETKQCTVLDTYPGFSEAAAGETLSSTGPLALEPDATGTSKGIEFITASTLSSVNKYDVDVSLTTQDTEHDMVISTSPSGGSEADIEGPLPAKDIHLDLPSNNNLVSKDTEEPLTVKESDQTLAALLSPKESSGGEKEVPTPPKETLSDSGFSANIEDINEADLVRPLLPKDMERLTSLRAGIEGPLLASDVGRDKSAASPVVSSMPERASESSSEEKDDYEIFVKVKDTHEKSKKNKNRDKGEKEKKRDSSLRSRSKRSKSSEHKSRKRTSESRSRARKRSSKSKSHRSQTRSRSRSRRRRRSSRSRSKSRGRRSVSKEKRKRSPKHRSKSRERKRKRSSSRDNRKTVRARSRTPSRRSRSHTPSRRRRSRSVGRRRSFSISPSRRSRTPSRRSRTPSRRSRTPSRRSRTPSRRSRTPSRRSRTPSRRRRSRSVVRRRSFSISPVRLRRSRTPLRRRFSRSPIRRKRSRSSERGRSPKRLTDLDKAQLLEIAKANAAAMCAKAGVPLPPNLKPAPPPTIEEKVAKKSGGATIEELTEF encoded by the exons ATGGCGACCAACATCGAGCAGATTTTTAGGTCTTTCGTGGTCAGTAAATTCCGGGAAATTCAACAGGAGCTTTCCAG TGGAAGGAATGAAGGCCAGCTGAATGGTGAAACAAATACACCCATTGAAGGAAACCAGGCAGGTGATGCAGCTGCCTCTGCCAGGAGTCTACCAAATGAAGAAATAGTGCAGAAGATAGAGGAAGTACTTTCTGGGGTCTTAGATACAGAACTACGATATAAGCCAG ACTTGAAAGAGGCCTCCAGAAAAAGTAGATGTGTATCTGTACAAACAGATCCTACTGATGAAATTCCCActaaaaagtcaaagaagcataaaaagcacaaaaacaaaaagaagaaaaagaagaaagaaaaggaaaaaaaatacaaaagacagcCAGAAGAATCTGAGTCAAAGACGAAATCTCATCATGATGGGAACATAGATTTAGAATCTGATTCCTTTTTAAAGTTTGATTCTGAACCTTCAGCTATGGCGCTGGAGCTTCCTACAAGAGCATTTGGCCTATCTGAGACCAATGAATCCCCCACAGTTGTGCTAGAACCTCCTGTAGTATCAATGGAGGTATCAGAGCCACACATCTTAGAAACTCTGAAGCCAGCTACAAAAACTGCAGAACTGTCAGTTGCATCTACATCAGTAATCTCAGAGCAGTCAGAGCAGTCTGTGGCAGTAATGCCAGAACCATCCATGACAAAGATTCTGGATTCCTTTGCAACAGCACCAGTGCCTACTACAACAGTGGTGTTGAAGTCATCTGAGCCAGTTGTAACAATGTCAGTGGAGTATCAGATGAAGTCTGTGCTGAAATCTGTGGAGAGCACATCTCCAGAGTCATCAAAGATCATGTTGGTAGAGCCCCCAGTAGCAAAAGTGTTAGAGCCTTCAGAAACCCTTGTGGTATCATCAGAGACACCTACTGAGGTGTACCCTGAGCCAAGCACATCAACAACAATGGATTTTCCAGAGTCATCTGCAATTGAAGCGCTAAGATTGCCAGAGCAGCCTGTAGACGTACCATCGGAGATTGCAGATTCATCCATGACAAGACCGCAGGAGTTGCTGGAGCTGCCTAAGACCACAGCGTTGGAGCTGCAGGAGTCGTCGGTGGCCTCAGCGATGGAGTTGCCGGGGCCACCTGCGACCTCCATGCCGGAGTTGCAGGGGCCCCCTGTGACTCCAGTGCTGGAGTTACCTGGGCCCTCTGCTACCCCGGTGCCAGAGTTGCCAGGGCCCCTTTCTACCCCAGTGCCTGAGTTGCCAGGGCCCCCTGCGACAGCAGTGCCTGAGTTGCCAGGGCCCTCTGTGACACCAGTGCCACAGTTGTCGCAGGAATTGCCAGGGCTTCCAGCACCATCCATGGGGTTGGAGCCACCACAGGAGGTACCAGAGCCACCTGTGATGGCACAGGAGTTGCCAGGGCTGCCTTTGGTGACAGCAGCAGTAGAGTTGCCAGAGCAGCCTGCGGTAACAGTAGCAATGGAGTTGACCGAACAACCTGTGACGACGACAGAGTTGGAGCAGCCTGTGGGGATGACAACGGTGGAACATCCTGGGCATCCTGAGGTGACAACGGCAACAGGGTTGCTGGGGCAGCCTGAGGCAACGATGGTGCTGGAGTTGCCAGGACAGCCAGTGGCAACGACAGCGCTGGAGTTGCCGGGGCAGCCTTCGGTGACTGGGGTGCCGGAGTTGCCAGGGCTGCCTTCGGCAACTAGGGCACTGGAGTTGTCGGGGCAGCCTGTGGCAACTGGGGCACTAGAGTTGCCTGGGTCGCTCATGGCAGCTGGGGCACTGGAGTTCTCGGGGCAGTCTGGGGCAGCTGGAGCACTGGAGCTTTTGGGGCAGCCTCTGGCAACAGGGGTGCTGGAGTTGCCAGGGCAGCCTGGGGCGCCAGAGTTGCCTGGGCAGCCTGTGGCAACTGTGGCGCTGGAAATCTCTGTTCAGTCTGTGGTGACAACATCGGAGCTGTCAACGATGACCGTGTCGCAGTCCCTGGAGGTGCCCTCGACGACAGCGCTGGAATCCTATAATACGGTAGCACAGGAGCTGCCTACTACATTAGTGGGGGAGACTTCTGTAACAGTAGGAGTGGATCCCTTGATGGCCCCAGAATCCCATATATTAGCTTCTAACACCATGGAGACCCATATATTAGCATCCAACACCATGGACTCCCAAATGCTAGCGTCCAACACCATGGACTCCCAGATGCTAGCATCCAACACCATGGACTCCCAGATGTTAGCGTCTAGCACCATGGACTCCCAGATGTTAGCAACTAGTACCATGGACTCCCAGATGTTAGCAACTAGCTCCATGGACTCCCAGATGTTAGCAACTAGCACTATGGATTCCCAGATGTTAGCAACCAGTTCCATGGACTCCCAGATGTTAGCAACCAGCTCCATGGACTCCCAGATGTTAGCAACCAGCTCCATGGACTCCCAGATGTTAGCAACCAGCTCCATGGACTCCCAGATGTTAGCAACCAGCACCATGGATTCTCAGATGTTAGCAACCAGCACCATGGACTCCCAGATGTTAGCAACTAGCTCAATGGATTCCCAGATGTTAGCATCTGGCACTATGGACTCTCAAATGTTAGCTTCTGGCACCATGGATGCTCAGATGTTAGCGTCTGGTACCATGGATGCCCAGATGTTAGCATCTAGTACCCAAGATTCTGCTATGTTGGGTTCAAAATCTCCTGATCCCTATAGGTTAGCTCAGGATCCTTACAGGTTAGCTCAGGATCCCTATAGGTTGGGCCATGACCCCTATAGATTAGGTCATGATGCTTACAGGTTAGGACAGGACCCTTATAGATTAGGCCATGATCCCTACAGACTAACTCCTGATCCCTATAGGATGTCACCTAGACCCTATAGGATAGCACCCAGGTCCTATAGAATAGCACCCAGGCCATATAGGTTAGCACCTAGACCCCTGATGTTAGCATCTAGACGTTCTATGATGATGTCCTATGCTGCAGAACGTTCCATGATGTCATCTTACGAACGCTCTATGATGTCTTATGAGCGGTCTATGATGTCCCCTATGGCTGAACGCTCTATGATGTCAGCCTACGAGCGCTCTATGATGTCAGCCTACGAGCGCTCTATGATGTCCCCTATGGCTGAGCGCTCTATGATGTCAGCTTATGAACGCTCCATGATGTCAGCTTATGAACGCTCCATGATGTCCCCAATGGCTGATCGATCTATGATGTCCATGGGTGCCGACCGGTCTATGATGTCGTCATACTCTGCTGCTGACCGGTCTATGATGTCATCGTACTCTGCAGCTGACCGATCTATGATGTCATCTTACACTGCTGATCGTTCAATGATGTCTATGGCTGCTGATTCTTACACCGATTCTTATACTGACACATACACAGAGGCATATATGGTGCCACCTTTGCCTCCTGAAGAGCCCCCAACAATGCCACCATTGCCACCTGAGGAGCCACCAATGACACCACCATTGCCTCCTGAGGAACCACCAGAGGGTCCAGCATTGCCCACTGAGCAGTCAGCATTAACAGCTGAAAATACTTGGCCTACAGAGGTGCCATCATTACCTTCTGAAGAGTCTGTATCGCAGCCTGAGCCTCCGGTGAGTCAAAGTGAGATTTCAGAGCCTTCAGCAGTACCTACTGATTATTCAGTGTCAGCATCAGATCCCTCAGTTTTAGTGTCAGAGGCTGCTGTGACTGTTCCAGAACCACTGCCAGAGCCAGAATCTTCAATTATGTCAACACCTGTAGAGTCTGCAGTAGTAGCAGAAGAACATGAAGTTGTTCCAGAGAGACCAGTGACTTGTATGGTATCTGAAACTCCCGCAGTGTCAGCTGAACCAACTGTGTTAGCATCAGAGCCTTCTGTTATGTCAGAGACAGCAGAAACATTTGATTCCATGAGAGCCTCAGGACATGTTGCCTCAGAGGTGTCTACGTCCTTGTTGGAGCCAGCAGTAACTACTCCAGTGCTGGCAGAGAGCATGCTGGAGCCGCCAGCCATGGCTGCCCCAGAGTCTTCGGCTATGGCTGTCCTGGAGTCTTCGGCTGTGACTGTCCTGGAGTCTTCGACTGTGACAGTCCTGGAATCTTCAACTGTGACTGTCCTGGAGCCTTCGGTTGTGACTGTCCCGGAGCCTCCTGTTGTGGCTGAGCCAGACTATATTACCATTCCTGTGCCAGTTGTTTCTGTGCTGGAGCCTTCTGTGCCTGTCCTGGAACCAGCGGTGTCAGTCCTTCAATCTTCTGTGATTGTTTCAGAACCATCTGTTTCTGTCCAGGAATCTACTGTGACAGTTTCAGAGCCTGCCGTCACTGTCTCAGAGCAGACTCAAGTGATACCAACTGAGGTGGCTATAGAGTCCACACCAATGATACTGGAATCTAGTATCATGTCATCACATGTTATGAAAGGAATTAATCTATCCTCTGGTGATCAAAATCTTGCTCCAGAGATTGGCATGCAGGAGATTCCATTGCATTCAGGTGAAGAGCCACATGCTGAGGGACACCTGAAAGGTGACTCTTATGAAAGTGAACATGGTATAAATATAGACCTTAATATAAATAATCATTTACTTGCTAAAGAGATGGAACATAATACAGTGTGTGCTGCTAGTACTAGTCCTGTTGGGGAAATTGGTGAAGAGAAAATTTTGCCCACCAATGAGACTAAACAGTGCACAGTATTGGATACCTATCCTGGTTTTAGTGAAGCTGCTGCAGGAGAAACTCTATCTTCTACTGGTCCTCTTGCTCTGGAACCTGATGCAACAGGAACCAGTAAGGGTATTGAATTTATCACAGCATCTACTCTCAGTTCAGTTAATAAATATGATGTTGATGTATCTTTAACTACTCAAGATACTGAACATGACATGGTAATTTCCACCAGTCCTAGTGGTGGTAGTGAAGCTGATATTGAAGGGCCGTTGCCTGCTAAAGATATTCATCTTGATTTACCATCTAATAATAACCTTGTTAGTAAGGATACAGAAGAACCATTAACTGTAAAAGAGAGTGACCAGACATTAGCAGCTCTGCTCAGCCCTAAAGAAAGTagtggaggagaaaaagaagtacCTACCCCTCCTAAAGAGACACTGTCTGATTCAGGATTTTCTGCCAATATTGAGGATATTAATGAAGCAGATTTAGTGAGACCGTTACTTCCTAAGGACATGGAACGTCTTACAAGCCTTAGAGCTGGCATTGAAGGACCTTTACTTGCAAGTGATGTTGGACGTGACAAATCTGCTGCCAGCCCGGTTGTAAGTAGTATGCCAGAAAGAGCTTCAGAGTCTTCTTCAGAGGAAAAAGATGATTATGAAATTTTTGTAAAAGTTAAGGACACTcatgaaaaaagcaagaaaaataagaaccGTGATaagggggagaaagagaagaaaagagactcTTCATTAAGATCTCGAAGTAAGCGTTCCAAATCTTCTGAACACAAATCACGCAAGCGTACCAGTGAATCTCGTTCTAGGGCAAGGAAGAGATCATCTAAGTCCAAGTCTCATCGCTCTCAAACACGTTCACGGTCACGTTCAAGACGCAGAAGGAGGAGCAGCAGATCAAGATCAAAGTCTAGAGGAAGACGATCTGTATCAAAAGAGAAGCGTAAAAGATCTCCAAAGCACAGATCCAAGtctagggaaagaaaaagaaaaagatcaagcTCCAGGGATAACCGAAAGACAGTTAGAGCTCGAAGTCGAACCCCAAGTCGTCGGAGTCGGAGTCATACTCCAAGTCGTCGACGAAGGTCTAGATCTGTGGGTAGAAGGAGGAGCTTTAGCATTTCCCCAAGCCGCCGCAGTCGCACCCCCAGCCGCCGCAGTCGCACCCCCAGCCGCCGCAGCCGCACCCCCAGCCGCCGCAGCCGCACCCCCAGCCGCCGGAGCCGCACCCCTAGCCGTCGGAGCCGCACCCCAAGCCGCCGGAGAAGATCAAGGTCTGTGGTAAGAAGACGAAGCTTCAGTATCTCACCAGTCAGATTAAGGCGATCAAGAACACCCTTAAGAAGAAGGTTTAGCAGATCTCCCATCCGTCGTAAAAGATCCAGGTCTTCTGAACGAGGCAGATCACCCAAACGTCTGACAGATTTGG